The Vulpes vulpes isolate BD-2025 chromosome 10, VulVul3, whole genome shotgun sequence genome has a window encoding:
- the CHCHD10 gene encoding coiled-coil-helix-coiled-coil-helix domain-containing protein 10, mitochondrial, with translation MPRGSRSAAARPASRAAAPSAPPPAPPPPSAAAAAAAPSGQPGLMAQMASTAAGVAVGSAVGHVVGSALTGAFSGGSSEPAQPAAQQAPTRTGPQPLQMGPCAYEIRQFLDCSTTQSDLSLCEGFSEALKQCKYNHGLSSLP, from the exons ATGCCCCGGGGGAGCCGCAGCGCGGCCGCCCGGCCTGCCAG CCGCGCCGCCGCGCCCTctgcgcccccgcccgcgcccccgccgccctcggccgccgcggccgccgccgccccgtcGGGCCAGCCCGGCCTGATGGCGCAGATGGCGTCCACGGCCGCCGGGGTGGCGGTGGGCTCGGCTGTGGGGCACGTCGTGGGCAGCGCCCTGACCGGAGCCTTCAGCGGGGGCAGCTCGGAGCCCGCCCAGCCCGCCGCCCAGCAG GCCCCCACCCGCActgggccccagcccctgcagatGGGGCCCTGCGCCTACGAGATCAGGCAGTTCCTGGACTGCTCCACCACTCAGAGTGACCTGTCCCTGTGTGAGGGCTTCAGCGAGGCCCTGAAGCAGTGCAAGTACAACCACG GTCTGAGCTCCCTGCCCTGA